The following proteins are co-located in the Haloplanus sp. HW8-1 genome:
- a CDS encoding ABC transporter permease subunit: MTWRDVALRDVRAASQSIGIWIVSGVQILLFVGLAAVEFVPNDGAFPTYLDSLTGVVAVTAPLVALLLGYKSILAERAGGQLRLALSVPHSRRDVAVGKFVGRSVVFSVPTALALCLAGGVAIVLADGGVPWLWLPWFVGVTVLYGVTFVGVAVGVSLSTATGRRVTVGTIGAYLVTVVLWEDLHTAVLLILHRFDTAVTNDMPGWALFVRLLAPSESFDLLVRTGFAVDRAGRYVDSGVAYVAWPVALGLLVAWTLVPVALGYFRFKTADL; this comes from the coding sequence GTGACGTGGCGCGACGTCGCCCTCCGGGACGTTCGTGCCGCCAGCCAGTCGATCGGCATCTGGATCGTCAGCGGGGTTCAGATCCTCCTATTCGTCGGCCTCGCGGCCGTCGAATTCGTGCCCAACGACGGCGCGTTCCCGACGTACCTCGATAGCCTCACCGGGGTCGTCGCGGTGACGGCTCCGCTCGTCGCACTCCTGCTCGGGTACAAATCGATCCTCGCGGAGCGTGCCGGTGGGCAACTCCGACTGGCACTCTCCGTCCCCCACTCCCGCCGGGACGTTGCAGTCGGCAAATTCGTCGGCCGGAGCGTCGTCTTCTCCGTGCCGACGGCGCTCGCGCTCTGTCTCGCCGGCGGCGTAGCTATCGTGCTTGCCGACGGCGGCGTGCCGTGGCTGTGGCTGCCGTGGTTCGTCGGTGTAACGGTACTGTACGGGGTCACGTTCGTCGGTGTGGCCGTCGGCGTCTCGCTGTCGACGGCGACTGGTCGACGCGTGACCGTCGGTACCATCGGTGCGTATCTGGTGACGGTCGTCCTCTGGGAGGACCTCCATACGGCAGTGCTGTTGATCCTCCATCGGTTCGACACGGCGGTCACGAACGACATGCCGGGCTGGGCTCTCTTCGTCCGCCTGTTGGCCCCGAGTGAGTCCTTCGACCTGCTCGTCCGGACCGGGTTCGCCGTCGACCGGGCCGGTCGGTACGTCGACAGTGGCGTCGCGTACGTCGCTTGGCCGGTCGCGCTCGGACTGCTGGTCGCGTGGACGCTCGTTCCCGTCGCGCTCGGCTACTTCCGGTTCAAGACTGCGGATCTTTAG
- a CDS encoding DUF6159 family protein, with product MGLIGRLKIGFAMARRSGRVLRSYPRLLAFPLLGGLSGAAFIATLLGGLYVMGPLLQGPGPAMYATLFVAYLLETFVASFFTAALVAATRTVFNGDEPSIGGALANAWQRKLPLLAWSLVAAAIGIIIRLVENENNIVTQIVAGVFAVAWSVMTFFIIPVIVFRDPSVTEMFKQSARTFKDTWGESIGALGTIDVVTFLLVLAGIVLGGLTFVVTTGLGTGQLLATLLIGATAVSVGLLIGKALSGIARTALYLYATQNTAPERFDDMDFSKI from the coding sequence ATGGGATTGATTGGCCGCCTCAAGATTGGGTTCGCCATGGCACGAAGAAGTGGCCGGGTGCTGCGATCCTATCCGAGACTTCTCGCGTTCCCGCTGCTGGGCGGACTCTCGGGCGCCGCATTCATAGCGACGCTGCTGGGTGGTCTCTACGTGATGGGTCCGTTGCTTCAGGGCCCCGGTCCGGCGATGTACGCGACGCTATTCGTCGCGTACCTCCTCGAGACGTTCGTTGCGTCGTTTTTTACCGCGGCACTGGTCGCGGCGACGCGGACTGTCTTCAACGGTGACGAGCCGTCGATTGGGGGAGCGCTCGCTAATGCTTGGCAGCGGAAACTACCGCTGTTGGCTTGGTCGCTCGTTGCCGCAGCCATCGGCATTATCATTCGGCTGGTCGAAAATGAAAACAATATCGTCACCCAGATCGTCGCCGGAGTCTTCGCAGTCGCGTGGAGTGTGATGACGTTCTTTATTATCCCGGTAATTGTTTTCCGGGATCCGTCGGTCACGGAGATGTTCAAGCAAAGCGCACGGACGTTCAAAGATACGTGGGGCGAGTCTATCGGTGCGCTGGGAACGATCGATGTGGTAACGTTCCTCTTAGTGCTTGCCGGCATCGTTCTGGGAGGGCTGACTTTTGTCGTGACGACCGGGTTGGGGACAGGCCAACTGCTGGCCACGCTCCTGATCGGCGCCACTGCCGTCAGCGTCGGCCTACTCATCGGGAAGGCGCTCAGTGGAATCGCCAGAACGGCGTTGTACCTCTACGCGACTCAAAACACTGCTCCCGAACGCTTCGACGACATGGATTTCAGCAAAATATAG